In one Methylobacterium sp. SyP6R genomic region, the following are encoded:
- a CDS encoding cupin domain-containing protein produces MTSEPVYPPTANLFSGLPATPQPDERVDLLAQTPHARIERIVSTGQASPPGFWYDQPWDEWVVLLSGSAGLHLHGETAPRRLSPGDHLLIPARLRHRVEWTSPDEPTLWLAVHLRPADQPSTVTDSPS; encoded by the coding sequence ATGACCTCTGAACCGGTGTACCCACCGACCGCCAACCTCTTTTCCGGCCTGCCCGCCACGCCTCAGCCCGATGAACGGGTCGACCTCCTGGCCCAAACCCCGCACGCTCGCATCGAGCGGATCGTCTCGACCGGCCAGGCCAGCCCGCCGGGCTTCTGGTACGACCAGCCCTGGGACGAATGGGTCGTGCTGCTCTCAGGGAGCGCCGGCCTGCACCTGCACGGCGAGACGGCGCCCCGGCGGCTTAGCCCCGGCGACCACCTGCTGATCCCGGCGCGGCTGCGCCACCGGGTCGAGTGGACCAGCCCCGACGAACCGACGCTCTGGCTCGCGGTCCATCTCCGGCCGGCGGATCAGCCGTCGACCGTCACCGACAGCCCGTCATAG
- a CDS encoding DUF433 domain-containing protein codes for MTPPRSPGTPQSLDDIVVSNPAILAGRRVFRGTRVPVEVVFENLADGLSLDEILDTYEALNRDDVVAVLEFAAQAVAGPRAA; via the coding sequence ATGACGCCCCCCCGATCGCCTGGCACGCCCCAGTCACTGGACGACATCGTGGTCTCGAACCCGGCCATCCTCGCGGGCCGCCGGGTCTTTCGCGGCACGCGCGTGCCGGTCGAGGTCGTGTTCGAGAACCTGGCCGACGGCCTGTCTCTGGACGAGATCCTGGATACCTACGAGGCCTTGAACCGGGACGACGTCGTGGCCGTGCTCGAATTCGCCGCGCAGGCGGTCGCCGGCCCGAGGGCGGCGTGA
- a CDS encoding Do family serine endopeptidase encodes MSQTTETSRETRREPSRFHRKALASVAAVTLVATGALGTAILPSSTPAYAQALPQTPITTTEHPPGSFAPIVNRVKPGVVSVKVKLKDDASDDEEGGGQPNLQNVPPQLRDFFRRFGEGGPGGMQRPQRHGGGAAQGSGFFISADGYVVTNNHVVNNAKSVEVTLDDGRTLPAKIIGTDPKTDLALLKVTDGAPFPYVKLSHGAPQVGDWVVAIGNPFGLGGTVTAGIVSARGRDIGAGPYDDFLQIDAPINKGNSGGPTFDVKGEVVGVNTAIASPSGGNVGLAFAIPSETVQAVVDQLRADGKVARGYLGLQIQPVTKDIADSLGLDKAKGALVNSAQDGTPAAKAGLKAGDVVQAVNGEPVTDARELSRKIASLKPGTKVDLTYVRSGKTETAQVTLGTLPNDTKVASANDNGGSRGDSQPRLGLSLAPAAQVGAGQEGVAVVGVDPDGPAAAKGIQEGDVILDVGGQPVSTLSDVAGRIRAAESDGRKAVLMRIKNDKGTRFVAIGLQTKNG; translated from the coding sequence ATGTCCCAGACCACCGAGACTTCCCGCGAGACCCGCCGCGAGCCCAGCCGCTTCCACCGCAAGGCCCTCGCCTCCGTGGCCGCCGTCACCCTCGTCGCCACCGGGGCGCTCGGCACCGCCATCCTGCCCTCCAGCACCCCGGCCTACGCCCAGGCCCTGCCGCAGACCCCGATCACCACGACCGAGCACCCGCCGGGCAGCTTCGCGCCGATCGTCAACCGGGTGAAGCCGGGCGTGGTCTCGGTGAAGGTGAAGCTGAAGGACGACGCCTCGGACGACGAGGAGGGCGGCGGCCAGCCGAACCTCCAGAACGTCCCGCCGCAGCTGCGCGACTTCTTCCGCCGCTTCGGCGAGGGCGGGCCCGGCGGCATGCAGCGCCCGCAGCGCCACGGCGGCGGCGCGGCGCAGGGCTCCGGCTTCTTCATCTCGGCCGACGGCTACGTGGTGACCAACAACCACGTGGTGAACAACGCCAAGTCGGTCGAAGTGACCCTCGACGACGGCCGCACCCTGCCGGCCAAGATCATCGGCACCGACCCGAAGACCGATCTGGCGCTGCTCAAGGTCACCGACGGCGCACCATTCCCCTACGTGAAGCTGTCGCACGGCGCGCCGCAGGTCGGCGACTGGGTGGTGGCGATCGGCAATCCCTTCGGCTTGGGGGGCACGGTCACCGCCGGCATCGTCTCGGCCCGCGGCCGCGACATCGGCGCCGGCCCCTACGACGACTTCCTGCAGATCGACGCGCCGATCAACAAGGGCAATTCCGGCGGGCCGACCTTCGACGTCAAGGGCGAGGTGGTGGGCGTGAACACCGCGATTGCCTCGCCGTCGGGTGGCAATGTGGGCCTCGCCTTCGCGATTCCCTCGGAGACGGTGCAGGCGGTGGTCGACCAGCTGCGCGCCGACGGCAAGGTCGCCCGCGGCTATCTCGGCCTCCAGATCCAGCCGGTGACGAAGGACATCGCCGACAGCCTCGGCCTCGACAAGGCCAAGGGCGCGCTGGTGAACAGCGCCCAGGACGGCACGCCCGCCGCCAAGGCCGGGCTCAAGGCCGGCGACGTGGTGCAGGCGGTGAACGGCGAGCCGGTGACCGATGCCCGCGAGCTGTCGCGCAAGATCGCCTCGCTGAAGCCCGGCACCAAGGTGGACCTCACCTATGTCCGGAGCGGAAAGACCGAGACCGCCCAGGTGACCCTCGGCACGCTGCCGAACGACACCAAGGTGGCGAGCGCCAACGACAATGGTGGCAGCCGCGGCGACAGCCAGCCGCGGCTGGGCCTCAGCCTCGCCCCGGCGGCCCAGGTCGGCGCCGGCCAGGAGGGCGTCGCGGTGGTCGGCGTCGATCCGGACGGCCCGGCGGCGGCCAAGGGCATCCAGGAGGGCGATGTCATCCTCGATGTCGGCGGCCAGCCGGTCTCGACCCTGTCCGACGTCGCCGGTCGCATCCGCGCCGCGGAGAGCGACGGCCGCAAGGCGGTGCTGATGCGGATCAAGAACGACAAGGGCACCCGCTTCGTGGCGATCGGCCTGCAGACCAAGAACGGCTGA
- a CDS encoding peptide deformylase produces MTALPLVLYPDPRLRLAPPPVTVFDEALRAVAGDLLDTLRSVSALGLTGPHVGAPVRVTVIRATLDFAPRTYVNPELVWASPETARHREGSVSMPGVDEEVERPARVRVRFHDLDGTAHEAEEEGFAAACLQHEIDQLDGLFWIERLSRLKRERVLKRYAKLRRG; encoded by the coding sequence ATGACCGCCCTCCCCCTGGTGCTCTACCCGGACCCGCGCCTGCGCCTGGCCCCGCCCCCGGTTACGGTCTTCGACGAGGCCTTGCGGGCCGTCGCGGGCGACCTGCTCGACACGCTGCGGTCGGTCTCGGCGCTCGGCCTCACCGGCCCGCATGTCGGCGCGCCGGTGCGGGTGACCGTCATCCGGGCGACGCTCGACTTCGCGCCGCGGACCTACGTCAACCCGGAACTGGTCTGGGCCTCACCCGAGACCGCCCGCCACCGCGAGGGCAGCGTCTCGATGCCGGGCGTCGACGAGGAGGTCGAGCGCCCGGCCCGGGTGCGGGTCCGCTTCCACGACCTCGACGGCACGGCGCACGAGGCCGAGGAAGAGGGTTTCGCCGCCGCCTGCCTGCAGCACGAGATCGACCAGCTCGACGGCCTGTTCTGGATCGAGCGCCTGTCGCGCCTCAAGCGCGAGCGGGTGCTCAAGCGCTACGCCAAGCTGCGGCGCGGCTGA
- a CDS encoding IS5 family transposase (programmed frameshift): MGVLDRLVLSDGQWERLSPLIIGRPDQRGSTGRDNRMFVEGVLWIVRTGAPWRDLPEAFGDWNSVFRRFSRWSQKGVWWRIFEAMADDPDFEYLIVDSTIVRAHQHAAGAKRGSDDPPDQALGRSRGGLSTKIHLVVRGLGCPIRFALTAGQKGDAPQAEALLADLPAAVVLADAAYDSNRLREAIAGKGATAVIPNNPSRAKKYELDTALYTERHLIECCFSKLKQFRRVATRYEKTARNYAAVVTIAAIVLWLR, translated from the exons TTGGGAGTTCTGGATCGTCTCGTTCTCAGCGATGGTCAGTGGGAGCGCTTATCCCCCCTGATCATCGGCCGGCCGGATCAACGCGGCTCGACCGGACGCGACAACCGCATGTTCGTGGAGGGCGTGCTCTGGATCGTGCGCACCGGCGCACCGTGGCGCGACCTGCCCGAGGCGTTCGGCGACTGGAACAGCGTGTTCCGCCGCTTCAGTCGCTGGAGCCAGAAGGGCGTGTGGTGGCGCATTTTCGAGGCGATGGCTGACGATCCCGACTTTGAGTACCTGATCGTCGACTCCACGATCGTGCGCGCTCACCAACATGCGGCGGGCGCA AAAAGGGGGTCTGATGATCCGCCCGATCAGGCACTGGGCCGGTCCCGCGGCGGCCTGAGCACCAAGATCCACTTGGTCGTACGCGGCCTTGGCTGTCCGATCCGGTTTGCCCTCACGGCGGGGCAGAAAGGCGATGCGCCCCAGGCCGAGGCGCTCCTGGCGGATCTCCCTGCTGCGGTGGTCCTGGCCGATGCGGCCTACGACAGTAATCGGCTGCGCGAGGCGATTGCCGGCAAGGGCGCCACGGCTGTGATCCCGAACAATCCCTCACGCGCCAAGAAGTACGAGCTCGACACGGCGCTCTATACCGAGAGGCACCTGATTGAGTGCTGCTTCTCCAAGCTCAAGCAGTTCCGGCGTGTCGCCACACGCTACGAGAAAACAGCCCGCAACTATGCCGCAGTGGTCACCATCGCCGCCATCGTCCTATGGCTCAGGTAA
- a CDS encoding LemA family protein: MTASLLGRLRLALVALSLATTLTACDAVNRVPTLEEAAKSRWGEVQNQYQRRADLIPNLVETVKGYAQQEKDVLVQVTEARAKASSVKVDASTVSDPQKFREFQDAQNQLSGALGRLLVTVERYPDLKSNANFLALQSQLEGTENRIAVARRDYIQAVQAYNTEIRTIPGRWIASTLYPDAKPMEAFTATPDASRPPNVKF; this comes from the coding sequence ATGACCGCCTCTCTCCTCGGCCGCCTGCGCCTCGCCCTCGTGGCGCTCAGCCTCGCCACCACCCTCACGGCCTGCGACGCGGTCAACCGGGTGCCGACCCTGGAGGAGGCGGCGAAGTCGCGCTGGGGCGAGGTGCAGAACCAGTACCAGCGCCGCGCCGACCTGATCCCCAACCTCGTCGAGACCGTGAAGGGCTACGCCCAGCAGGAGAAGGACGTGCTGGTGCAGGTCACCGAGGCCCGCGCCAAGGCGAGTTCGGTCAAGGTCGACGCCTCGACGGTGAGCGATCCGCAGAAGTTCCGCGAGTTCCAGGACGCCCAGAACCAGCTCTCCGGGGCGCTCGGCCGGCTCCTCGTCACCGTCGAGCGCTATCCCGACCTGAAGTCGAACGCCAATTTCCTCGCCCTGCAATCGCAGCTCGAGGGCACCGAGAACCGCATCGCGGTGGCGCGGCGCGACTACATCCAGGCGGTGCAGGCCTACAACACCGAGATCCGCACCATTCCCGGCCGCTGGATCGCCTCCACCCTCTATCCCGATGCCAAGCCGATGGAGGCCTTCACCGCCACCCCCGATGCCAGCCGCCCGCCGAACGTGAAGTTCTAG
- a CDS encoding TPM domain-containing protein encodes MRSPAGAVLALLLILWTGAACALDLPPLTGRVVDNAGLLRPEDKAALAETLKAHEDKTTDQVVVATVPSLQGTSVEDFANRLFRAWGLGTKARNNGVLFLIAPTERKVRIEVGYGLEGALTDALTKVIIASAVAPKFKAGDFPGGIRAGIDGILGILSGDAAEWQRRAEVREDSGGGLDPVLVLILLVVIGFVLVRLLTGGGGGPGRPHRRSGGNWIVVPGPPSGGFGGGFGGSFGGGGGFSGGGGSSGGGGASGDW; translated from the coding sequence ATGCGCAGCCCTGCGGGCGCGGTCCTCGCCCTCCTGCTGATCCTCTGGACCGGGGCGGCGTGCGCCCTCGACCTGCCGCCGCTCACCGGCCGGGTGGTCGACAATGCCGGGCTGCTGCGCCCGGAGGACAAGGCGGCGCTCGCCGAGACGCTCAAGGCGCACGAGGACAAGACCACCGACCAGGTCGTGGTCGCCACCGTGCCGTCGCTCCAGGGCACCTCGGTCGAGGATTTTGCCAACCGCCTGTTTCGCGCCTGGGGCCTCGGCACCAAGGCGCGCAACAACGGCGTCCTGTTCCTCATCGCCCCCACCGAGCGCAAGGTGCGGATCGAGGTCGGCTACGGCCTCGAAGGGGCGCTCACCGACGCCCTGACCAAGGTGATCATCGCGAGCGCGGTGGCGCCGAAGTTCAAGGCCGGGGATTTTCCCGGCGGCATCCGGGCCGGCATCGACGGGATCCTCGGCATCCTCTCCGGCGACGCCGCCGAGTGGCAGCGCCGCGCCGAGGTGCGGGAGGATTCCGGCGGCGGCCTCGATCCGGTCCTGGTGCTGATCCTGCTCGTGGTGATCGGCTTCGTGCTCGTCCGGCTCCTCACCGGAGGCGGTGGCGGCCCGGGGCGGCCGCATCGCCGCAGCGGCGGCAACTGGATCGTCGTGCCCGGCCCGCCGAGCGGCGGTTTCGGCGGAGGCTTTGGCGGGAGCTTCGGCGGAGGTGGCGGCTTCTCGGGCGGCGGCGGCTCGTCCGGCGGCGGCGGCGCCTCGGGAGACTGGTGA
- a CDS encoding nuclear transport factor 2 family protein produces the protein MTDPAALAARYLDTWNETDPARRRALLAETFTEGARYRDPLMAGEGHDGLDALIGAVQARFPGLRFRLAGRPDGYGDRLRFSWALAPEGGEGVVEGTDFATLEGGRLAEVTGFLDRVPA, from the coding sequence ATGACCGACCCCGCCGCCCTCGCCGCCCGCTACCTCGACACCTGGAACGAGACCGACCCCGCCCGCCGCCGCGCCCTCCTCGCCGAGACCTTCACCGAGGGCGCGCGCTATCGCGACCCGCTGATGGCCGGCGAGGGCCATGACGGGCTCGACGCCCTGATCGGCGCCGTGCAGGCCCGCTTCCCCGGCCTGCGCTTTCGCCTCGCCGGCCGGCCCGACGGCTACGGCGACCGCCTGCGGTTCTCCTGGGCGCTGGCGCCCGAGGGCGGCGAGGGCGTGGTCGAGGGCACCGACTTCGCCACCCTGGAGGGCGGTCGCCTCGCCGAGGTGACCGGCTTCCTCGACCGGGTGCCGGCCTGA
- a CDS encoding helix-turn-helix domain-containing protein: MLGTAGPPGDILRAWRRRRHLSQLALALEAEISQRHLSCLESGRARASRAMLLHLAERLGIPLRERNALLLAAGYAPVFAERALDDPALAPARRAVARILDGHAPYPALAIDRHWTLLAANAALAPLLDGVDPALLAPPVNVLRLSLHPGGLAPRILNLGEWRAHLLDRLHRQGTASGDPGLARLLDELSAYPAPEAPDGPGDGAGVAVPLVLAVPAGRLSFLSTTTVFGTPVDITLAELAVEAFFPADPETAALLHRLAPPRKQARTEPGETPP; the protein is encoded by the coding sequence ATCCTCGGCACCGCCGGCCCGCCGGGCGACATCCTGCGGGCCTGGCGCCGGCGCCGGCACCTGAGCCAGCTCGCCCTGGCGCTGGAGGCGGAGATCTCCCAGCGCCACCTGAGCTGCCTCGAGAGCGGCCGCGCCCGGGCGAGCCGGGCGATGCTGCTCCATCTCGCCGAGCGCTTGGGGATCCCCTTACGCGAGCGCAACGCCCTGCTGCTCGCCGCCGGCTACGCCCCGGTCTTCGCCGAGCGCGCCCTCGACGATCCGGCTTTGGCCCCGGCCCGCCGGGCGGTGGCGCGGATCCTCGACGGCCACGCCCCCTACCCGGCCCTCGCCATCGACCGCCACTGGACCCTGCTCGCCGCCAACGCCGCCCTCGCCCCGCTCCTCGACGGGGTCGATCCCGCCCTCCTCGCCCCGCCGGTGAACGTGCTGCGGCTCAGCCTGCATCCCGGCGGCCTGGCGCCGCGCATCCTCAACCTGGGCGAATGGCGCGCCCACCTCCTCGACCGCCTGCACCGGCAGGGCACGGCGAGCGGCGACCCCGGCCTCGCCCGGCTCCTGGACGAGCTCTCCGCCTACCCCGCGCCCGAAGCCCCGGATGGTCCGGGCGACGGCGCCGGGGTGGCGGTCCCCCTCGTCCTCGCCGTCCCGGCGGGCCGCCTCTCGTTCCTGTCGACCACCACGGTGTTCGGCACGCCCGTCGACATCACGCTGGCGGAGCTCGCCGTCGAGGCCTTCTTCCCCGCCGATCCCGAGACCGCCGCCCTGCTCCACCGCCTCGCCCCGCCGCGCAAGCAGGCTCGAACAGAACCAGGAGAGACGCCCCCATGA
- a CDS encoding DUF1330 domain-containing protein: MTRPAYAVAHLRRVTLGPAIATYLARIDATLAPFGGRFLIHGARPEPLEGDFSGDLVVIAFPDRARARAWYESPAYQAILPLRTTHSDGVAFLIDGVPADHRAPDVLAG, encoded by the coding sequence ATGACGCGCCCCGCCTACGCCGTCGCCCATCTGCGCCGCGTCACCCTCGGCCCGGCGATCGCCACCTATCTCGCGCGCATCGACGCCACCCTGGCGCCGTTCGGTGGCCGCTTCCTCATCCACGGCGCCCGCCCCGAGCCGCTCGAGGGCGACTTCTCCGGCGACCTCGTCGTCATCGCCTTCCCGGACCGCGCCCGGGCCCGCGCCTGGTACGAGTCCCCGGCCTACCAGGCGATCCTGCCCCTGCGCACGACCCATTCCGACGGCGTCGCCTTCCTGATCGACGGCGTCCCCGCCGACCACCGCGCCCCCGACGTCCTCGCCGGCTGA
- a CDS encoding DUF3696 domain-containing protein: MLKSWAISNFKSFGDRTEIDLAPITVIAGANSSGKSTILQSILLLKQTVQYVPVSRAIGLNGPILKLGRFDDIKNATSKSNSISLEWELTEVGAYKPQGGQENLGFMYYGMYTNIDVENVKYGISFAVDDDLSREQSSSEGLKITGELRQLQPVLEQVYVYADYHNKDNDNRFLSSARLKLSRKSSDIMSHDESRTGSHEAAKLLSYKIDYIDSSTKSEISQQRPDPRLLGANVQHFLPYQIGMSYNKRRDLSYKAAVVITSTPHSHQYQFDREAISVIIDREVALYILEIIEDKFAQESFPQFRPSPHARLIEAKQSVVARSYTAGDFSALLDSTLRWLDARSRAAVRATLNDCLVNIQEKIGRSLELSTDIGFQASSPRVMWHVADQANNFFRHSIRYLGPLRDEPKPIYPLEAVANPTDVGYKGEHTAAVLDLNRDRQVTYISSSNAQLPIGARPITTSLHSAVVDWLTYLGVAEGVRTSDLGKMGHQLQVKTGGIAKEHDLTNVGVGVSQLLPIIVMALLSPIPSTLIFEQPELHLHPRVQTRLADFFISLGLSRRQCILETHSEYMIERLRRRIAEAEEDLLQSSIKIYFTHRVEGNTVCEAIQVTKYGAIKNWPPDFFDQSQEETAEILKAAQRKLKIDRQNSKK, encoded by the coding sequence ATGCTTAAAAGTTGGGCCATTTCAAATTTTAAATCGTTCGGAGATAGAACTGAGATCGATCTTGCACCAATAACAGTGATAGCGGGGGCAAATAGTAGTGGAAAAAGTACTATTTTACAAAGTATCCTCCTCTTAAAGCAAACCGTGCAATATGTTCCGGTGAGTAGGGCGATAGGTCTTAATGGTCCTATATTAAAGCTTGGACGATTTGACGACATAAAAAACGCAACTAGTAAGTCAAATTCGATATCTCTCGAGTGGGAACTTACGGAAGTAGGTGCTTATAAGCCGCAGGGCGGACAAGAAAATTTAGGTTTTATGTATTATGGTATGTACACAAACATAGACGTTGAGAATGTGAAGTACGGAATATCTTTTGCAGTTGATGACGATTTAAGTAGGGAGCAGTCATCAAGCGAAGGATTAAAAATAACAGGTGAGCTCAGGCAGCTCCAGCCGGTCCTTGAGCAGGTCTACGTCTACGCAGATTACCATAATAAAGATAACGATAATCGGTTTTTGAGCAGTGCGAGGCTAAAACTTAGTAGAAAATCAAGCGATATTATGAGCCACGACGAGAGCAGGACGGGATCTCACGAGGCAGCAAAACTCCTCAGCTATAAAATTGACTATATAGATAGCAGCACAAAGAGCGAAATCAGTCAGCAGCGCCCAGACCCTCGCCTATTGGGTGCAAACGTTCAACATTTTCTGCCTTATCAGATCGGCATGTCTTATAATAAGCGTCGAGACTTATCCTATAAGGCAGCCGTCGTCATAACTTCTACTCCGCACTCTCATCAGTATCAATTTGACAGAGAGGCTATCTCCGTAATAATCGATAGGGAAGTAGCACTGTATATTTTAGAAATTATTGAAGATAAGTTTGCACAAGAGAGTTTTCCTCAATTTCGTCCTAGCCCACATGCACGGTTAATCGAAGCTAAGCAGTCAGTGGTGGCCCGTAGCTATACGGCAGGTGATTTTTCGGCGCTGCTAGATTCGACCTTAAGATGGCTTGATGCAAGAAGCCGCGCAGCTGTTAGGGCCACTCTGAATGATTGTTTGGTAAATATTCAAGAAAAAATTGGGCGATCGCTCGAACTCAGTACCGATATTGGATTTCAAGCAAGCTCGCCCAGAGTTATGTGGCATGTTGCTGATCAAGCAAATAATTTTTTCCGACATTCTATAAGATATTTAGGTCCACTACGAGATGAGCCTAAGCCTATCTATCCGCTCGAAGCTGTAGCCAATCCAACAGACGTAGGCTACAAAGGAGAGCACACTGCCGCAGTTCTTGACTTAAATCGGGATCGTCAAGTTACCTACATTTCAAGCTCCAATGCGCAACTTCCTATTGGCGCGAGACCAATCACAACTTCTTTACATAGCGCAGTAGTGGACTGGCTCACCTATCTGGGTGTGGCAGAGGGAGTACGCACTAGTGATCTGGGCAAAATGGGACATCAACTTCAGGTAAAGACTGGAGGTATCGCCAAAGAGCACGACTTAACAAACGTTGGCGTTGGAGTTAGTCAGCTTCTGCCAATCATCGTCATGGCTTTATTATCTCCGATCCCATCAACATTAATTTTTGAGCAGCCAGAATTGCACCTTCATCCAAGAGTTCAAACAAGATTAGCGGATTTTTTTATTAGTTTGGGTCTTTCCAGGAGGCAGTGCATCTTAGAAACTCACAGCGAATATATGATTGAGCGACTGCGGCGTAGGATTGCTGAAGCTGAAGAAGACCTTCTGCAATCAAGCATAAAAATATATTTTACTCATCGAGTAGAAGGAAATACCGTGTGCGAAGCGATCCAAGTCACAAAATATGGTGCAATAAAAAATTGGCCGCCAGATTTCTTTGACCAAAGCCAAGAAGAGACTGCTGAAATATTGAAAGCAGCTCAACGAAAACTAAAAATAGACCGACAAAATAGCAAGAAATAA
- a CDS encoding MHYT domain-containing protein, which produces MVNTSYNVAFAALSIVIAVLASYVALDLGARIC; this is translated from the coding sequence ATGGTCAATACCAGCTATAACGTCGCCTTCGCCGCGCTTTCCATCGTCATCGCGGTGTTGGCGTCCTACGTTGCACTCGACCTTGGCGCTCGTATCTGCTGA
- a CDS encoding DUF6197 family protein, which yields MPVSPTMRASLELAAERIISILDQLDQDPDLEDGADAEPSLGAPEGYGSQVGWMRGGDRDLELEDRSPVAAHQVIARMIALLADPARWCRGAGARDAVGRPCSPTSPRAVAWSLEGAIDRAAGQDPAIGDVVEDRLCALLPDMAGPAVFNDWPETAHEDVVALLRQALASAA from the coding sequence ATGCCCGTCAGCCCGACCATGCGCGCCAGCCTCGAGCTGGCCGCCGAGCGCATCATCAGCATCCTTGACCAGCTCGACCAAGACCCGGACCTCGAGGACGGTGCCGACGCCGAGCCGTCGCTTGGCGCTCCCGAGGGGTACGGCTCGCAGGTCGGGTGGATGCGTGGTGGGGACCGGGACCTTGAGCTTGAGGACCGTAGCCCCGTCGCGGCGCACCAGGTCATCGCCCGGATGATCGCCCTGCTCGCCGACCCGGCGCGGTGGTGCCGCGGCGCAGGTGCTCGGGATGCCGTTGGGCGGCCGTGCTCGCCCACCAGCCCCCGGGCCGTGGCTTGGAGCCTGGAAGGCGCCATCGATCGGGCGGCCGGCCAGGATCCGGCGATCGGCGACGTCGTTGAGGACCGGTTGTGCGCCCTGCTGCCTGATATGGCCGGGCCGGCCGTGTTCAACGACTGGCCGGAGACCGCGCATGAGGACGTGGTGGCGCTGCTACGTCAGGCGCTCGCTAGCGCCGCGTAG
- a CDS encoding ribbon-helix-helix protein, CopG family — protein MAENNHLSVVTEHNKRRIRLQLDEEIVRKLEHLSETTGRSIDEIVEEFVEKYLPNFEV, from the coding sequence ATGGCTGAGAACAACCACTTGAGCGTTGTGACGGAACACAACAAAAGAAGAATTCGCCTCCAGCTTGATGAGGAGATCGTTCGTAAATTAGAGCATCTATCGGAAACCACAGGTCGAAGCATAGATGAGATTGTCGAAGAATTCGTGGAAAAATACCTGCCTAATTTTGAGGTGTGA